From a region of the Apibacter sp. B3706 genome:
- the hemA gene encoding glutamyl-tRNA reductase: MKKLQPNNIKNFYAISLSFVKADTEIRGKFSFFPEFVEEFSNKINSLSNTHIFILSTCNRTELYFQTENPDYVIDIFCKQIKVDSTEFIKYITVYRREEAIKHFLRVSAGLESQIIGDFEIISQIKTWFKRFKKHNCTNAFLERLLNTGIQTSKKIKYTTSISTGITSMSYAAVHYILTHFNQLSEKKITLLGTGKIGKNTCENLIKHINNPNITVLNRTFSKAQEVALTFNLKVVNYEQMQEQVINSDIVIVATGASKPIITKKDLHSNQPITLIDLSIPSNVCLSVKEYNHITLINVDDLSQKINETLELRNKEIPIAEGIIDEMINEFIIWSENRKYAPIIHAFKSDLEKIKENQLKTLKKDQMVVSEEQTELSNRLVQKITDRLANYLITNPEKADDTINLFTEMFQLQEYKL, from the coding sequence GGAAGAGTTTTCCAACAAAATTAACTCCCTGTCGAATACTCATATTTTCATACTATCCACATGTAACCGTACAGAATTATATTTTCAAACAGAAAACCCGGATTATGTAATTGATATATTTTGCAAGCAAATAAAAGTAGATTCTACTGAATTTATAAAGTATATAACGGTTTATAGAAGAGAAGAAGCCATTAAACATTTTTTAAGAGTTTCAGCCGGTTTAGAAAGTCAAATTATAGGTGATTTTGAAATCATATCTCAAATAAAAACATGGTTTAAAAGATTTAAAAAACATAATTGCACTAATGCTTTTTTGGAAAGATTACTAAACACAGGCATTCAAACCTCAAAAAAAATTAAATATACAACTTCAATAAGTACAGGAATTACGTCTATGTCTTATGCAGCAGTGCATTATATTTTAACTCATTTCAATCAACTATCTGAGAAAAAAATTACCTTGTTGGGTACAGGAAAAATTGGTAAAAACACTTGTGAAAATTTAATAAAACATATCAATAATCCTAACATAACAGTCCTTAACAGAACCTTTTCTAAAGCGCAAGAAGTAGCCCTAACATTCAATCTAAAGGTGGTAAACTATGAGCAAATGCAGGAACAGGTTATTAATTCAGATATTGTTATTGTAGCGACCGGGGCATCGAAACCTATAATTACAAAAAAAGATTTACACTCTAATCAACCCATAACTTTAATTGATTTATCTATCCCTTCCAATGTTTGTTTATCTGTAAAAGAATACAATCATATAACTTTAATAAATGTTGATGATTTGTCCCAAAAAATCAACGAAACACTGGAACTAAGAAATAAAGAAATTCCTATAGCAGAAGGGATTATAGATGAAATGATAAATGAATTTATAATTTGGTCTGAAAATAGAAAATATGCGCCGATCATTCACGCTTTCAAATCAGATTTAGAGAAAATTAAAGAAAATCAATTGAAAACACTAAAAAAAGATCAGATGGTAGTTTCAGAAGAACAAACAGAATTATCAAATCGTTTAGTACAAAAAATTACCGACAGACTAGCTAACTATCTTATTACTAACCCTGAAAAAGCAGATGACACCATAAATTTATTTACGGAAATGTTTCAACTGCAAGAATATAAATTATAA